The Vibrio aphrogenes genomic interval TTACAAGCAGTGGTTATTATGATGTTAACGGTAACTATGTATTGACTTATCGCCAACGCGGTTTTTACGACACCACCTTCATGTTACCTAAACAAGATGGCGAAACTATTGTTAAACGTATGGGGCGCACCTTTGCGTATGACTCTTTTGTTTACAATAACACTACTTATGTTGTCGGTTCTGCCTCAGTATCATCTTTTGCCTATGGTGATAGCAGTAAAGATTATGATTACGGTGATCTCAATAATTGTCTCAATACTGATGAACCTGAACTACTTGCTGAATGCCAGAACTTTGCTTTTGCCACAAAAGCCTATGTTTGGCCAGCGACAGATGGTACTTCAGGCGTCAGTGTATCAGGGTGGACTAATACTACTACGGCAAATAATACTGACAATAATGAAGCGGCCGCTCAAGGCAGTGTACGTGCCGCTGCGGTACCAACGACGACGACTTATGCCAATAAGCCAGTATTAGCCGGTTTCAATACTATTGATCAAGATGATAATTATCTGATGCAGGCAGCGATTTTCTATCCTAAATCGACCTTTACCTCACCGGATGAGGCTGACCAATGGGAAACCGCTTACGTCTCAGGGGCTGAGGTAGAACAGGGCGATGATTATATTTATAGCAATAGCTTAATCAAAGATATTAATGATAACCTCATTGCAATTGGTGAAGCAAAACGCAGTGGCAGCTACCCTGAAAATGGTGCGGCGAATAATCGTTTATTCTACACGGATGCTTCGACAGGCAGTGCAGATTCAGCGCCTACTGCTGTATATTTATCTGGTGATATCTTCTTTAGTGGTGCCGGTGGTGAAGCTAATGCCATCAATAACTATAATGAAGTGGTTGGGGCTATCGATGCAGAAGATAGTCGTGAGGTAAATGGTAAACAACGTCGTCGACGTGGCTTTATTGACCCATTGAATTTATCAACCAGTAATGCGGACCGTTTAGCGCTCTTTGAAAATAAATCATGGTGGTTAGATAACTTAACCAATGGTGGAGAATATTCTGAGGCAAATAACCAATATCGGATTGTCAGTGCAACAGGCATTAATGATGATGGCGTAATCTCGGCCACAGCCAATTTCTGTGATGGTGGATACGATGATACATCGCATAATGCTTATTGTGGTAATGGAACTCAAGATGAGCAATTAGTTGCAGTGAAACTGATTCCGATTGCTGGCGCGACCTCAGCCGACATTGAAACCCGTGGCGAAGATAAAGCGGATGTAGAAAGGCAAGGTGGTAGCTTAGGCTATTTAGCACTGACCATGTTAGGCTTAATTAGTTTCCGAAGAAGGAAAACAAAAATGTAATATTGAACTGGGGCTCACAGAAATGAGCCCCAGTTTTTTTTTACCTTGAGAAAGTCTCAGCTTTGATCGATGCTTAATAAGTGGTGTCACAGAACTGCCACAAGATAGTCGTTTTTTGGTAATACCAATCACATTGATTAAATGGTTAGAAATACCGAGGAAAAAGAGGGTGAGAGCAAGGCTAATTTAGATAAGTTGTTATTCTACGAGTAACTTCTTTTATAAACGAAGCCTTTATAAGGGAAAGTTAAACGCCGTTATCAAGCCTTTTAACAACCAAGGATAACCAGATAATAAGTTCGATTGGTATAATGATCAAAGTAAGAGGATTGTACTATGAAGAGACAGAAACGCGACCGCCTAGAACGAGCTCAATCTCAAGGTTATAAAGCAGGTCTAAATGGGAGGTCGATGGATGACTGTCCATATCAACAAACGGATGCTAAGTCGAATTGGTTAGGTGGTTGGCGAGACGCAAGAGACGATCGTCAATCAGGTCTAATAAAGTAAGTATGATTTTGTAAGGCTCTTCAATGAGCCTTATTTTTACACATTATAACGCACTATAACTAGATGTGCGGCATAAAATAAATCAGCATTACGCTGACTTATTTATACTATATTAGTTTCTTCTCTTAGAAAGAGGAGGTGTCTTGGAACAAACCGACTTTAAGGTCTTTAGCTACGTAGATTTCTTTACCGTCTACAAGTACGCGTCCATCCGCTAACCCCATCACTAAGCGACGATTTACAACACGCTTCATGTTGATTTCATAAGTCACTTTTTTCGCGGTTGGTAGAATTTGACCTGTGAATTTTACTTCACCAACACCCAAAGCACGACCTTTACCTTCGCCGCCAACCCAACCAAGGAAGAAACCTACTAGTTGCCACATCGCATCAAGGCCTAAACAGCCTGGCATAACTGGGTCACCTGGAAAGTGACAATCAAAGAACCAAAGATCAGGAGTAATATCTAACTCTGCGACAATGATGCCTTTACCAAATTCACCAGCTCCTTCTTCGTCAGTAATATTAACGATACGATCCATCATTAACATGTTTGGTGCAGGTAATTG includes:
- a CDS encoding DUF3466 family protein codes for the protein MPNTIFKLSMIATALVAAHSANAAIYQIVPVDSNVNATKVYSSTINDSSTASESDPLGCFADSASCSASSYKLGGDTREGDEGFSYRDEVPFKFDNTFTYLDYTDLRSYCYNQLGYSTCDSWAQKKWFGDYSDNDENSCDYSLTGGLCQERRAFYQGYNGRNAIGIIDGAEISTPVETSVTPTGGTLVADSANTVVNKVFADGTAIGITSSGYYDVNGNYVLTYRQRGFYDTTFMLPKQDGETIVKRMGRTFAYDSFVYNNTTYVVGSASVSSFAYGDSSKDYDYGDLNNCLNTDEPELLAECQNFAFATKAYVWPATDGTSGVSVSGWTNTTTANNTDNNEAAAQGSVRAAAVPTTTTYANKPVLAGFNTIDQDDNYLMQAAIFYPKSTFTSPDEADQWETAYVSGAEVEQGDDYIYSNSLIKDINDNLIAIGEAKRSGSYPENGAANNRLFYTDASTGSADSAPTAVYLSGDIFFSGAGGEANAINNYNEVVGAIDAEDSREVNGKQRRRRGFIDPLNLSTSNADRLALFENKSWWLDNLTNGGEYSEANNQYRIVSATGINDDGVISATANFCDGGYDDTSHNAYCGNGTQDEQLVAVKLIPIAGATSADIETRGEDKADVERQGGSLGYLALTMLGLISFRRRKTKM
- the rmf gene encoding ribosome modulation factor, encoding MKRQKRDRLERAQSQGYKAGLNGRSMDDCPYQQTDAKSNWLGGWRDARDDRQSGLIK
- the fabA gene encoding bifunctional 3-hydroxydecanoyl-ACP dehydratase/trans-2-decenoyl-ACP isomerase, whose product is MQNKRNSYTREDLLASSQGELFGPGRPQLPAPNMLMMDRIVNITDEEGAGEFGKGIIVAELDITPDLWFFDCHFPGDPVMPGCLGLDAMWQLVGFFLGWVGGEGKGRALGVGEVKFTGQILPTAKKVTYEINMKRVVNRRLVMGLADGRVLVDGKEIYVAKDLKVGLFQDTSSF